The segment ATTTTATTGTTGCATGCCTCTGTCCTACAGGCACAATCTTCAGACTTGGTCCCACCCGCAGCAGTGCCAACAGCACCTTCCTCAGTCAAAACTACTGCACCAGATCATGTCAGCTTGCCTCCACCCCCATTATCTTCTAACCAGCAGAGTGTTGCTCAACTTTCTGCCCCGTTTCCATCTGGCTTGTCTAATGTGGGATTGAAGATGGACATTCCTACTATTTCAGCAAACCCAccacaaccaacacaagcaaaaGGATACTCTATCCATCAGATGCCTTCATCAGCTCCTCAGCCATCTCAACATCCAAATATGGCCCTGCCTCATGCTCCTCCACAGTATTCCAATCTTCCATCACATATACCTATAGTTCATAGTCAGCCACAGCAACCTTTGCAAAGTCCTGCAATATATAATCAACAGTTGCAACGACCTTTGCCCCAATTGTCTAGGCCACCATCTATGCAATCCTTTGCTCATCAGATGCATCCACAAGTACCAAATTCATTTGGGTTGACTCATGCAAATGCTCCGCAGCACATGTTACAACAACCGATGTTTCATGTAAGATTCTATGCTGAATCCATATTACCATGCTCTGCATTCTGATAGATGATGTTTGGAATTTCACAGCCGGGTGCAAATCCTCAAACTAACTTCCTTCCTGGTCAACCACCATTGCCTAGCCAGCCACCACCACAGCAGCTGTACCAGGTATGATTTGTTGTCTTCTAAAGTATATCATTATGTTGCATTGGAGTTGCTGTATTTGCCTTTCCAAGTTAATACAAGTATCTTCCCAATTGCATTTGTGTTTGATGAAGATTCAAGATTGTTAGGAAAAGTTACATTTAGGAAGTGCAATGAAGTGATCACTTTCTTTATTGTTGTCATCACAAGAGTTCTTGGTTTGGAAGAACCATGGCCAAGCTTCATGTTGCGTCGGATGTTCTAACATATTTGTCTAGTTATATGTGCTGACCATTTTTAAATTCTCAGTATTTAGTGACATATGCTCGAAATGTTCTTTGGATTTTTTTTCCTAATCAAATTGGCATCCATATGGACCTGTAGAATGATTCTTGTTGTGAAAATGAGCTACATATTTGCTTAGCTAGGCTCTACTGTTGTTTCCTTGTTCTAAGTATCATCTGGCTTTTCTTCCCTGATTAGCATATAAAGTTCAAAAGTTTTGCCATTGTTCTTAGGCCCATGGCACTACTCTATTCCTAAGGGCATAAATACAACAAACTTATACTGTACAATCTCAACTTTTATACGATTGGCCCTTTTCATGTTTTGACAATTTCCAATCATGATAATACACCATAGTTCTTGTGCCCCAGAACATGAGAAACGCCACAAGTGCATGAAAAaatctctcaaaaaaaaaacactagcAAATTTCACAAAACACTAGGCACTTTTTGCTTCTTGTACTCATCTAGATGCAAAACGAAGAAAAGCTCTATTGGCTTCTCATCATTAATGAATGGGACTTGTGATGTAATGATATTGATGGTAGAACCCTTAGTAAAATAAAGATGGACAaggatttccttttccatttaaAGTTGGTTGACCTGATTCTTGGAGAGCATAGtgttgatagaaaggcatgagCAGGTTTTACTGGAATGCTAAGTATCAAAACATTAACATTGCAAACTTGTATGTGATGATGAAGAAAGGTGATGAAAGCACCTGTGGTCAATGGCAAAAGGATTATTGGCCTTAATGATGTGGATCATAATGAGCTATCTGTAGGGAAAATGTCTTCAAGCTCAAGGTGCAGGGGGAGGGCCAAATAACAGAAGAACTGTTGTGACCCAGATGGGTGAAGGAGCAAAAAATAGTCTTGTGTCATGTACTCATAAGCTGTTTTGTTGCAATGTCACCAGTACATGTGTCTCTGTGTTGCTCAAAATAAATCTGGTTGTCTCCTTACCATCTTTCTCAAGGAATGTACATACACACTAGACAATTCTTAAatgcttgtgaaataaatgttcTATCAGTCTCCTTCACATTGTTTTAAGAAATGTGTATGGCTTTGCCAGTATATTTGGTTCTTAAAGAAATGCTAGACTGCTAGATGTCTGTTTACTTTCTTTTCTGTTTCGTCACCACTATAATATCATCTAAGATGTTTAAGGATTTTGTGGCTGGTATATAGAACTGAGATCACTGTTCTTGGAAGATGTCAACCATGGTGTTTCATGTTTTCTTTCAAAAAAGGGTAAAGGAGGAAAATTCAACAAGCTTCAACTACATATGGTCCACTGAAGCACATGCAACTGATTGCAAAGATAGTCTTGCTGTTGTACTCTATGAGTAGTTCAGTCTTTTATGTGATTTGGCGACCATGGTTCAGTGCATAACCCTTGTATAATCTATAACCCTTGTAATATATCTGCTCAACAGGCTAGTTCACACTACAATACACAAAGTACGACTCCAATGCAAGTTGATAGGGGTGCTCCCTGGGGACGGGCCCCAGAAGCTCCTACTTCCGGTTCTCATTTCCCTGGGCAATTACCTGGGTTGTCCGGACAAATGGGCCAAGGAATTGGCGGTATCCAGGCAGGCCAAGCACCTGTAAGTGTCTTCTGTTAGCATTTGGGAACAACGATTGTCTGTATTCTTCGTTAAAAAAAGTTGTCTGTATTACCATTAGCTTCCTATGTTTTCTCCTGTTAGTGTACTTAAGTCTGGTTATATTGCTCGAGCAGCTGACACCTGAGATGGAAAAGATGCTAGTCCAACAAGTCCTGGGCATGTCCGCTGAGCAGATTAACATGTTGCCTCCAGAACAACGACAACAGGTTCTTCAACTACGAGACATGCTACGGCAATAATAGATCGTCAGTTGACTGGGTAGAAAAGTTTCAGTTCAGTGCAGCAGAGATCCCGACTGTGGGTGCCTGTTCGTTTTACCCTTTTGTATCACCTGATTGACATCCCGAGTTCCCGACTAGCCTGCAGCCTACCTCGGAGATGCGATTGTAAAATGCTAGATTGCTAACCATTGTCGTCATttatagaaatgcttgttgcttGGGCAATGTGTTGTCCTATCTACTCACAGAACGGCATGTTTTGGTCCTATATTCTGCCACTTCATTTTCAAGTCGTGTTAGAAACTTACGATGTGCCCCTCCCCGTGGCTCCGTACCAACTACTACTACGATGCATCGAGACGAACATTGCTAAATTGATTGCTAAATTAACTTCATCTAGAAAGCACACAATTCTCAGTTTGATTTAAACCATCTTAAATTCGACTAAGTCTATGAAGgaaagaaaatattttgttAATATTTCTGACTCTAAATAAGTGTATTATATGAAATCACTTTTCCTATATTTTAGGAGCTTTACTTTTTGTTATTATTTAGACAAGAATTAATTTTGTCATTGTTTAACTACAGAAAGAAAATGTAAATTAGTATCTCTTATGAGTTGTCCTTCGAATTGTACTAGTTGATTGTTTATGATTTGCGTTAGTTGGTTGTTAAAGTTGGCGTCTGAAAATTTGGGCACTCTGAAATATAGCAAATCTCTTATCAAATAAATTCTAagtctaatgatatttatttagtatgaaaatattaatatactTTTATATAAACTAGTAGTTTTGCCGTTGGAGCGGGTCACTAATCATAGATAAGTTGGTTGGGTTCCTTGTGGTGGAACCTGCCCACCCGGGTTAAGTCCTTGACTTGACATGGGTACTCGTATTTTTCTGGATTTATTCCAAGATTTAACAGCGCTATGCTTTCAGTCGTAGGCAACGTGCTCGTCGATAGTGAAGCGCCTGTGGTGACTTCTTCAATCTCGAGATTTGCTGGTCCAACTTGGTTTTTCGgaggtgctcataggggtagggGCTGCATGCGTGCGTTTATAGGGGTGGGTGTGCGCTCTTGTATATGAGCGTCTGTATCTGTAATTGGGTCTCGCAAAAAAAACCATGTATTATacctagtactccctccatcccaaattgtaagtcattccaaaaatcttggaaagtcaaagcatctcaagtttgaccaaattgatatggtaggataataacatttatgatatcaactaagtatcattaggttcttcattacTTATACTTTTAtattatatctatttgatgccacaaaactttgtaattttttctataagtttggtcaaacttgagatgttttgactctttaagattcttggaatgacttataatttgggatggaggtagTACAATTCAGCCTGACAAGACATTTCTTTATTTACTATTGGTTtcttatctactctgtattccaCTTGATGTTTTAGAATTACTACAGTAAATTAGTGCTCAATATAATTGCCTTGTGCAATTTTACTCATACTTATGGAAGGCGATCCATGTTGATTAAGGATTAAGACACTAAAAGAAATACATAGAGACAACCTCAAGTTGATATGGCCCAACTTATTGTCCAATAGCAtatccatattatatgttcactgtgtatatatactcataTAGAGTCAAACAGAAttagattttatattttataatttttcaaagattcagccaaataaattaaaaaaagataaagataaaacctttatagcaaaaactatgtactaaagtatataatattatatgtttactatatatatatggattttctattttatgatatttatgtgatttaatataattttttaaaaGATTCAActgaaataataaaaaaaagacaaaatcacCGTCACTGTAGAACAattcactgtagcaaaaccgcctTCGAAACAGCTCCAGAGAGGTAAAATACATGGTTTGAAAAGTTGATGGAGGTGGTTTGCCTATTTTAGAATTAAGGGAGAAAAAACGAACTTTCATTAAAGTTAGGGTTGGAAATGTAGATTTTTTTTCCCTTACTAGCAAATAAGTACGTGTGACACGCACGTGTTTGAATTGTTAGACGTTCCTTGATTTTACTTCCACTCCACATTACAGTTATTGTTCATTCACAATATGGTACTATAAGTAATGAAATACGTTTGCtattttttctttcttgttTGTCAAAATAACAAATAAAATCATGTGTGTttaaattttattattttccaTAATATGGTACTATAAGTAATATATGGTATTATAAGTAATGCAAGACATAATGCAtccatattttttctttttccaattAATCTAATTATTACTATTCTCATACAAGGTGTGTTACGGTGCTAACGAAGCTAACGAATTGGACAAAAAAAAATCGGAAAAGCTATGCATACAGGTTGGGATAGGTTCCAAGGAAGTAAGATTACGCGGGGACATTATTTTCTATTCCCGTTGGTCAGGATGGGAGGAATTACATTAGGATTCCTATTTATCTAAGTTATCTAAAAAACTCTCTACATATGCTATATattaaacaaagttgtagagagaCAAATAAAGATAGTTTTCATATTCGTGGAGTTAGTTACATTAAGATTGACAAAAAAATAtggacaataaaataagctaaaATTTTGTATCTTACTACAACTGTCTTGTTAGAAAACTTAATTTACTACGCGCGACTAATCTATTTGTAGCAGGCCGAGACGGTCCTGTAAGTAGGCCGGCCCATTATTCATAAACTGTTTAGAACCAGAGCCCGTCGTCGGTTCGGCTTGCTTGACGGTGCCTGTGGCAACAGCTGTTCAGCTTGCTTGACGCCACCTATGGCGATGGCTGTCCTCCTAGTGACGGCGCCTGTTGCGACGACTGTCCTCCTAGCTGCTGGCCAGCGGCGGAACGTACCCGGGATATGTCTCTGCTCTCTCCTACCTCCCTCCCATACACCGTGTAGTAGACGATTTGCGCACGTAAAATCATAAATAACTTAGGGTTCATACAGCACGACGTAGAGATCGAATGGCTATTATAGAGGGTGCCCACTTAGAAAGAACTCGTTCTTTTATAGTGACTAGCAAATATACACGTGCGACACACATGTGTTTGTATTGTTGGATGTTCGTTGATTTTATTTTCACTCCACATTAGAGTTGTTGTTCATTCTACATGTTTGCTAGCTTTTTCTTCCTTGTTtgtcataataaataaaatcatgTATGCccaaattttattattttctttttaattgtAATACATACACTTGCATGTATTCGTATTGATGTGCCTTCGTATTATTCTATTTTTCTAAATTAGTTTATTTATTatagttgcatgcatgcattcatattttcctttttccaattaatctatttattagttgcatgcatgcatcttgatatgtattattttttttccaaaCAATCCGTGGCAAGCGGCGGTgcatctatatttttcttttttaaattaATCTATTTACTATTCTCGTGCAAAGCATGTTACGCTGCTAATGAATTGGACGTAAAAAATTAGAAAAGCTATAAATGCGGGTTGGGGTCGAACTCTGATACGCAAATGCTGAGGAAGCAAGATTATCTAGGAACCAAAAACTGAGGTATTTGTAACTCTATTATTTTCTATTTTGGAGTTTAGGAGGAAATTTggtgtaacacccggcccagggcttaataggattaataggagactcataccaataagttgcaacttcttttccggaagcccatcttgaaagaactctaaagttaagcgtgcttggcctggagaaatttagggatgggtgaccgaccggaaagtacttcccgggtgcgcgcgagtgaggacaaagtgtgcagaaaagacgaaGTATTGGTCTGTGGGGACTGACTATATCCAAGAAAAGCtaccagatgtaagcgggcccggcctcgtggaggcgggacatTACataatggtatcagagccgacccTCGCGGTTTCACATTACataatggtatcagagccgaccctcgcggtttcacgggcgcatgtgtcgcagttgcgcaggcatggtgtgcatggctgATGTGGATCCGGAGTGGTCACACAGCATGGCATATGTGCTGGCACTGGATGCACGAACGTGGTCAAGAGGGGACGTTCCTGGCTTGGGGTTGATCGACGAAGACGTCGAtctaagcgtgcttggcctggagaaatttagggatgggtgaccgaccgggaagtacttcccgagtgcgcgcgagtgaggacaaagtgtacagaaaagacgaagtgttggtctgtggggactgactatatcctagaaaagctaccagatgtaagcggacccggcctcgtggaggcgggacgttacattTGGTTTAGAAGTAGTCTTATATCTTACATCATATAAGATCATAAGTGACGGAGAACTCATATAGCACGATATTTAGATCGAACAGTTGTTAGAGAAGGAGAGCTCGCTAAAATAACCCGCTCTTTTATAGTGTGGTGATTGCATATATTTTTTTCCGGTCGTAGGAAGCAAGTGGTAAAATATTaattttttctttaaaaaaaattaagttgCCAAAAGAGGCCTTCCTCCCTTCTTTACCATCACGATGTATCCAAAGTGGCCGCCGACAGTAAAAAAAAAGTGGCCGCCGGACTCTTTGTGCCACCACAAGAcctaaaaaaattagaaaagaTACACAAATctatccctatatatatatatctatacctactaataaattgtgaaaatttcagtctgccctaAAATTTTTCTGCCCGTGTATACCGGAATCGGTCTCGGTCTGCTTGTCCGATGAATCCGTGTCCTGCTTGTCCGTTTAACGATTATAGGagagaaaaggaaaacaaatgttTTCTAGAGTTTTCAATGCAAAATCTCGTTTTATTTTTCTATCGGCTCACGGAAGGAATCGCTGGCGTCGTCCGCTTGTAGAAGaccgaaaagaaaataaaacttttttaagttctcaatgcaaaattttctatattctattaattttcttttcttttattttttaatttggcttaaaattaataaatacgtagtaatttatagaaaatctttaaaaattacaaaacaaaatttattcagctccacatatgtagatccatgtagtaaacaaaaatatcataaattttagtatattttttttctggagatgcttgcctatgctttttagtataaaattgaaattgtagttatcttgctccaattattataaaaattttatggtagcctatttaatgtgatgcttgatttgtggtaaaagttttaacaCCATTCCTacatatctcactgatttactaatttacctaaatttatgcttgctaaatagtttagcatcaatttaagtatgtaaaaatataaaaaagatgcttccactatctttgcacgatgtgttgttatatCATATGAACACTTTATAAGCCCATGTGTctataatctacatacatttaactgatatatcatattttataggaatcctaatctaaataacaaaataaagctagcaacaaacttctcctgttttaatataatactatttttgttattaaataaatatgtctccaagctacataatattgtaaatattaactatctcataccatagatgttatggttatcaataaaataaattatagactttaaattttataaaaaaagataaatataaataaatatgtaacattatgtcatcactttttATGACCATTTGATAAGGAAAACAAATGTTTTCTAGAGTTTCCAATGCAAAATCTCGTTTTATTTTTCTATCGGCTCACGGAAGGAATCGCTGGCGTCGTCCGCTTGTAGAAGaccgaaaagaaaataaaacttttttaagttcccaatgcaaaatcttctatattctattaattttcttttcttttattttttaatttggcttaaaattaataaatacgtagtaattcatagaaaatctttaaaaattacaaaacaaaatttattcagctccacatatgtagatccatgtagtaaacaaaaatatcataaattttagtatattttttttgctggagatgcttgcctatgctttttagtataaaattgaaattgtagttatcttgctccaattattataaaaattttatggtagcctatttaatgtgatgcttgatttgtggtaaaagttttaacaCCATTCCTacatatctcactgatttactaatttacctaaatttatgcttgctaaatagtttagcatcaatttaagtatgtaaaaatataaaaaagatgcttccactatctttgcacgatgtgttgttatatCATATGAACACTTTATAAGCCCATGTGTctataatctacatacatttaactgatatatcatattttataggaatcctaatctaaataacaaaataaagctagcaacaaacttctcatgttttaatataatactttttttgttgttaaataaatatgtctccaagctacataatattgtaaatattaactatctcatactatagatgttatggttatcaataaaataaattatagactttaaattttataaaaaaagataaatataaataaatatgtaacattatgtcatcactttttATGACCATTTGATAAGGAAAACAAATGTTTTCTAGAGTTTTCAATGCAAAATCTCGTTTTATTTTTCTATCGGCTCACGGAAGGAATCGCTGGCGTCGTCCGCTTGTAGAAGaccgaaaagaaaataaaacttttttaagttctcaatgcaaaattttctatattctattaattttcttttcttttattttttaatttggcttaaaattaataaatacgtagtaatttatagaaaatctttaaaaattacaaaacaaaatttattcagctccacatatgtagatccatgtagtaaacaaaaatatcataaattttagtatatttttttctggagatgcttgcctatgctttttagtataaaattgaaattgtagttatcttgctccaattattataaaaattttatggtagcctatttaatgtgatgcttgatttgtggtaaaagttttaacaCCATTCCTacatatctcactgatttactaatttacctaaatttatgcttgctaaatagtttagcatcaatttaagtatgtaaaaatataaaaaagatgcttccactatctttgcacgatgtgttgttatatCATATGAACACTTTATAAGCCCATGTGTctataatctacatacatttaactgatatatcatattttataggaatcctaatctaaataacaaaataaagctagcaacaaacttctcctgttttaatataatactatttttgttattaaataaatatgtctccaagctacataatattgtaaatattaactatctcataccatagatgttatggttatcaataaaataaattatagactttaaattttataaaaaaagataaatataaataaatatgtaacattatgtcatcactttttATGACCATTTGATAAGGAAAACAAATGTTTTCTAGAGTTTCCAATGCAAAATCTCGTTTTATTTTTCTATCGGCTCACGGAAGGAATCGTTGGCGTCGTCCGCTTGTAGAAGaccgaaaataaaataaaacttttttaagttcCCAATGCAAAATCTTCTGTATTCtattaattttcttttcttttattttttaatttggcttaaaattaataaatacgtagtaattcatagaaaatctttaaaaattacaaaacaaaatttattcagctccacatatgtagatccatgtagtaaacaaaaatatcataaattttagtatattttttttgctggagatgcttgcctatgctttttagtataaaattgaaattgtagttatcttgctccaattattataaaaattttatggtagcctatttaatgtgatgcttgatttgtggtaaaagttttaacaCCATTCCTacatatctcactgatttactaatttacctaaatttatgcttgctaaatagtttagcatcaatttaagtatgtaaaaatataaaaaagatgcttccactatctttgcacgatgtgttgttatatCATATGAACACTTTATAAGCCCATGTGTctataatctacatacatttaactgatatatcatattttataggaatcctaatctaaataacaaaataaagctagcaacaaacttctcatgttttaatataatactttttttgttgttaaataaatatgtctccaagctacataatattgtaaatattaactatctcatactatagatgttatggttatcaataaaataaattatagactttaaattttataaaaaaagataaatataaataaatatgtaacattatgtcatcactttttATGACCATTTGATAAGGAAAACAAATGTTTTCTAGAGTTTTCAATGCAAAATCTCGTTTTATTTTTCTATCGGCTCACGGAAGGAATCGCTGGCGTCGTCCGCTTGTAGAAGaccgaaaagaaaataaaacttttttaagttcccaatgcaaaatcttctatattctattaattttcttttcttttattttttaatttggcttaaaattaataaatacgtagtaattcatagaaaatctttaaaaattacaaaacaaaatttattcagctccacatatgtagatccatgtagtaaacaaaaatatcataaattttagtatattttttttgctggagatgcttgcctatgctttttagtataaaattgaaattgtagttatcttgctccaattattataaaaattttatggtagcttatttaatgtgatgcttgatttgtggtaaaagttttaacaCTATTCCTacatatctcactgatttactaatttacctaaatttatgcttgctaaatagtttagcatcaatttaagtatgtaaaaatataaaaaagatgcttccactatctttgcacgatgtgttgttatatCATATGAACACTTTATAAGCCCATGTGTctataatctacatacatttaactgatatatcatattttataggaatcctaatctaaataacaaaataaagctagcaacaaacttctcctgttttaatataatactatttttgttattaaataaatatgtctccaagctacataatattgtaaatattaactatctcataccatagatgttatggttatcaataaaataaattatagactttaaattttataaaaaaagataaatataaataaatatgtaacgttatgtcatcactttttatgaccatttgatgtttttctcccgttgcaacgcacgggcatatttgctagtctATACCTACTTATAAAAGGAGAAAATTTCAGTTTGCCGATATTTTTCGGCCAACCTCCGTCTCGAATCAGTAGAGGAGgaaaaaaagaatagaaattTTTCTAGGGTTCCCAATGCAAAATCTCCTATACACATTAGAACATATTAAAATTAAAGAAAGTACAGGGGCTTAAGTGCAAATTTATGTAGATAGACTACTAGAAGAGCCGCCCGTAGATAGACTGGAAGAGAAAAAAGAGTAGAAGTTTTTTTAGGGTTCCTAATGCAAAATCTTCtataaaattaataaatatatagtaattcatagaaaaatctaaaaattataaaataaattttgttcagctccacatatttagatccatatagtaaataaaaaatcataaattttagtatatttttctgttggtagatgcttgcctatgctttttagtgtaaaactaAAATTGTacttatcttgctccaattattatgaaaattttataatagcctatttaatgtgatgcttgatttgt is part of the Sorghum bicolor cultivar BTx623 chromosome 10, Sorghum_bicolor_NCBIv3, whole genome shotgun sequence genome and harbors:
- the LOC8076706 gene encoding leucine-rich repeat extensin-like protein 5 isoform X2 gives rise to the protein MALKQAAAGEALAVQINGISRSEMYDMMSKMKSMIDHDQETVRRMLVDNPEVTRALFRAQVVLGMVKTPKTAQSSDLVPPAAVPTAPSSVKTTAPDHVSLPPPPLSSNQQSVAQLSAPFPSGLSNVGLKMDIPTISANPPQPTQAKGYSIHQMPSSAPQPSQHPNMALPHAPPQYSNLPSHIPIVHSQPQQPLQSPAIYNQQLQRPLPQLSRPPSMQSFAHQMHPQVPNSFGLTHANAPQHMLQQPMFHPGANPQTNFLPGQPPLPSQPPPQQLYQGKCLQAQGAGGGPNNRRTVVTQMGEGAKNSLVSCTHKLFCCNVTSTCVSVLLKINLVVSLPSFSRNVHTH
- the LOC8076706 gene encoding extensin isoform X1, with protein sequence MALKQAAAGEALAVQINGISRSEMYDMMSKMKSMIDHDQETVRRMLVDNPEVTRALFRAQVVLGMVKTPKTAQSSDLVPPAAVPTAPSSVKTTAPDHVSLPPPPLSSNQQSVAQLSAPFPSGLSNVGLKMDIPTISANPPQPTQAKGYSIHQMPSSAPQPSQHPNMALPHAPPQYSNLPSHIPIVHSQPQQPLQSPAIYNQQLQRPLPQLSRPPSMQSFAHQMHPQVPNSFGLTHANAPQHMLQQPMFHPGANPQTNFLPGQPPLPSQPPPQQLYQASSHYNTQSTTPMQVDRGAPWGRAPEAPTSGSHFPGQLPGLSGQMGQGIGGIQAGQAPLTPEMEKMLVQQVLGMSAEQINMLPPEQRQQVLQLRDMLRQ